The genome window CTGCCGCCCACCTTCACGGGTGAGGACACGAGGGCGCCGTACCGGGGGGTGGTGAGGGAGAAGGTGGTGTCGTCGGTGCCCACGACCTCCCACGGCGCCTGCGCCCCGGCGCCGAACCTGACCAGGTGGATGACGGCGGCGATGCCGGGCCGTCCGCCGCCCTCGGCGCGGATGCCGACGGAGACGCGGGCGTGCGCGCCGGTCACCTCGCGCTCGATCACCTGGTCGACCCCCTTGAAGCCCAGGAATCCCCGCGTGAACGAGAGCGCGGTCTGCGCCGCGTCCAGGTGCCAGGGCTGGTGGCCGCCGGAACGGTAGCTCTCCTGCCACTCCCGCACCTGTCCTTCGTCCGCGAACGGCCACAGCGGCTGGTAGCGGCCCGCCACGAGGGAGCCCGCCGCCGCGGAGGGGGACGCCGCGGGAGACACGGACGGGGCCGTCGTGGGGGACGCCGGGGAGGACACGGGGGGAGCCGGAGTGGCCGCCGACGCGCCCCCTTGAGCGCTCCCCGAGCCGGTCCCGCACGCGCCCGCCAGCAGGCCGGACGCGGCCAGTACGACCAGCGTCCACCGGGGTCCAACGCGCCGGGCCCGGCCGGCCCGGCCGATCGTCACGCCGCCAGTCACAATGCTCGCTCCCGCTCCGGACGGTTGTTTCGACTGTGAGCATGCCCTGCGGGAGCGACTCGATCCATGGACCGGCGTGATCACCTCTTGACCCGGATGGTTGATAGCGCTAACAATCGCCGAGAGCCGTCGTCCCGGTGAAGGAGACCCCCTCGTGCTCCACGCACAGCTGACCATCGATCCCGCTCAGCGGGTGGCCCCCGTACGGCGCCGGACGTTCGGCACCTTCGTCGAGCACCTCGGCCGCTGCGTCTACACGGGCATCTACGAACCCGGCCACCCCACGGCGGACGAGGAGGGGTTCCGCGGCGACGTTCTCGCGCTCACCCGCCAGCTCGGCGTGACCACGGTGCGCTACCCCGGCGGCAACTTCGTCTCCGGCTACCGCTGGGAGGACGGCGTCGGCCCCCGCGAGCGGCGCCCCCGGCGGCTCGACCTGGCCTGGCACAGCACGGAGACCAACGAGATCGGGGTCGACGAGTTCGTCCGGTGGACCCGCCTGGCCGGCCTGGAGCCGATGATGGCGGTCAATCTCGGCACGCGCGGTGTCCAGGAGGCCCTCGACCTGCTCGAATACTGCAACCTCCCGTCCGGCACCGCGCTGTCCGACCTGCGGGTCGCCAACGGCGCCAAGGAGCCGCACGACATCCGCATGTGGTGCCTGGGCAACGAGATGGACGGTCCCTGGCAGATCGGGCACAAGACCGCCCGCGAGTACGGCAGGCTCGCCGCGGAGACCGCGCGGGCCATGCGCATGGTCGACCCCGGTCTCGAACTGGTCGCCTGCGGCAGCTCCGGCTCCTCCATGCCGACCTTCGGCACCTGGGAGGCGACCGTCCTGGAGGAGACCTACGACCTGGTCGACCACATCTCCTGCCACGCCTACTACGAGGAGAAGGACGGCGACCTCGGCGGCTTCCTCGCCTGCGCCGCCGACATGGAGCACTTCATCTCCACGGTCGTGTCCACCGCAGATCAGGTCGGGGCCAGGCTCGGCTCCAGCAAGCGGATCACCGTCTCGTTCGACGAGTGGAACGTCTGGTACATGAGCCGCTTCCAGTCGGCGCCGCCCCCGCCGGACTGGCCGGTCGCGCCGCCGCTGCTGGAGGACCACTACCACCTCGCCGACGCCGTGGCCCTCGGCAGCCTGATCATCACGCTGCTGCGGCACAGCGACCGGGTCGCGGCGGCCTGCCTGGCCCAGCTCGTGAACGTGATCGCGCCCATCATGACCGAGCCCGGCGGCAGGGCCTGGCGGCAGACGACCTTCCACCCGTTCGCGCAGGCGGCGCGGTACGCCAGGGGTGAGGTCGTACGGGTCGAGCCCGCCTGCCCGTCGTACGAGACCGCCGAGTTCGGCGAGGTGCCCGTCCTGCACGCGGTCGCCACGCACGACGAGGAGGTCACGACGGTGTTCGCGGTCAACAGGTCGGCGACCGAGCCGCTGGAGCTGGAACTCGACACGCGGCCGCTCGGTGCGGACGGGTGGATCGTCCAGGCGACGACGCTCACGCACGAGGACGTGTACGCCCGCAACACGGCCGACGACCCCGAGCGGGTGGCGCCCCGCCCCAACACCGATCACCGCGGCGATCCGCTCCGGATCGTGCTGCCGCCGGTCTCCTGGAACGTGATCAGGCTGTCGAAGGCCTGAGTCGGGCGGCCGCTACGGCAGCTTCCCGGCCGGGGAGTCGTCCTCTTCCCATTCCAGGTGGTCCACGACGTCGACGACTCCGCTGACCCGGCGCGTCATCCGTACGGCGACCCGCGCGTCGCTGTGCCGGTCCACCCGGCCGGTGAGCGTCACCACACCCTGATGGACGTGGACGCCCGCCCTGGAGGTGTCCACCCACAGGCTCCGGCCGAGGACCTCGACGCGTACCTCGCGTTCGATCTCGCCGTCGGCGCGTACGAAGGTCTTGAGCAGGTCGTGGCGGCTGACGACGCCCCTCAGCCGGCCCTCGGCGTCCACGACGGGCAGCCGCTTGACCCCGTGCTCGTCCATGAGGCGTGCCGCCGCGACCGCCGTCGTGCCGGCGGTGACGGTGACGGCGGGGGCGGTCATCAGCTCGGCGGCCGTCTCGCCGGTCGCCTTGGCCCGCGCCCCGCTCTCCTGGCCGAGGCGGTCGCGTAGCCGTGCGCGCAACGGCGGCCGGTAACCCTCGCGGTAGTACTGCTCCCTGAACTCCTCCTTGCGCAGCAGGTCGGCCTCGGACACGACGCCGAGCACCCGGCCGTCCCCGTCCACGACGGGAACGGCGCTCACGGCGCGGGCGATCAGCACTTCGGCGATGTCCTTGAACGGCGTGCCGGCCTGGACGGACGCGACGTCCGTGGTCATGACGTCCTGCACCTGCATGTGCATGGCGGCCTCCTTCCGGTCGCGGTCGCGGTCGCGGGCCCGGGGACAGGCCCGCGACTTCCATCACACGCCCGGGCCGCACCGGCGGGCAGGGCCGAAGGTCCCGCGGCCGTTCCGTCCGTTCACTGTCGGACCCGGCGGGCGGAAGTCCCGGCGCTTGAGGACTTTGGTCTGCTGCGCCCTGGGCAGCGGACACGGTGCGATGGTGGCCGGGAGCACCAACCCCCCCGCGCGCCCGCGTAGCGCTTGAGCACAGGAGGAAGAGCACATGGCCGGACAGATCGTCGTCGCCGTCGACGGATCGAAGCCCGCGACGGCGGCGCTGGAGTGGGCGGCGGACGACGCGCGGCGCCGGGGCGCGGCGCTGAGGATCGTCCATGTGCGCGAACCGTGGGCGCACGAGTACCCGTTCCACGCGGTCGAAGGCTTCGCCCAGTCCTACAGCGAGTTCTGCGAGGGTGTGCTCGCCGCGGCCGCCGCCCGCGCCCGCGAGATCGCCCCCGATCTGGAGGCGACCACGGAGCTGGCGGAGGGGACGGTCGTGGAGACGCTGCGCGCCGGGTCGTCCGGGGCGAGAGCCCTCGTGGTCGGCAGCCGGGGGCTGGGCGGGTTCTCCGGACTGGTCCTCGGGTCGGTCGGCCTCGGCCTGGCCGGTCACGCGGAGGTTCCCGTGGTGGTCGTGCGCAAGCCGCACCGCGACGAGTACCACGAGGTCGTCGTCGGCTTCGACGGGTCACCCCATTCGGAGGCGGCCCTGGAGTTCGCCTTCGAGGAGGCCCGGGCGCGACGCGGCAGGGTGCACGCGGTGTACGCCTGGGAGATGCCGACGTTCTCGCCCTTCGCCGTCGGCTACGGCTCGATGCTCCAGGAGGTCTACGAGAACGAGTCGCGCGCGGCGCGGCTGCGGCTGGCGCCGTGGCGTGACAAGCACCCGGACGTCCCGCTCGTCGAGTCGGCGGTCTGCGGCCACCCGGTCCCGGCGCTGGCGGATGCCTCGCTCGTGGCCGACCTCGTGGTCGTCGGCTCCCGAGGGCTCGGCGGCGTGCACGGCGCGCTGATCGGCTCGGTCAGCCACGCGGTGCTGCACCGCGCGCACTGCCCCGTCGCGGTCGTACGGCCCCGCGACGGCGGGCGCTGAGGGCCGGCACGGGGGCCTCGGCGATCTTTTCCGCCCTGTCCGGCTCGGCACCACGCATCCGCGTGACTCGCATCCGCCTGCACGCCACCGCTCAGCGCGTGACCGCTCAGCACGCGACCGCGAAGTGAAGGGCGTCTCCGATACTCGGATCGGCGGCGTCCTTCCGTCCGTCCGGGGGCCCGCCGGTGTGCCGGCCCGGCAGG of Microbispora sp. ZYX-F-249 contains these proteins:
- the arfA gene encoding arabinosylfuranosidase ArfA, whose amino-acid sequence is MLHAQLTIDPAQRVAPVRRRTFGTFVEHLGRCVYTGIYEPGHPTADEEGFRGDVLALTRQLGVTTVRYPGGNFVSGYRWEDGVGPRERRPRRLDLAWHSTETNEIGVDEFVRWTRLAGLEPMMAVNLGTRGVQEALDLLEYCNLPSGTALSDLRVANGAKEPHDIRMWCLGNEMDGPWQIGHKTAREYGRLAAETARAMRMVDPGLELVACGSSGSSMPTFGTWEATVLEETYDLVDHISCHAYYEEKDGDLGGFLACAADMEHFISTVVSTADQVGARLGSSKRITVSFDEWNVWYMSRFQSAPPPPDWPVAPPLLEDHYHLADAVALGSLIITLLRHSDRVAAACLAQLVNVIAPIMTEPGGRAWRQTTFHPFAQAARYARGEVVRVEPACPSYETAEFGEVPVLHAVATHDEEVTTVFAVNRSATEPLELELDTRPLGADGWIVQATTLTHEDVYARNTADDPERVAPRPNTDHRGDPLRIVLPPVSWNVIRLSKA
- a CDS encoding CBS domain-containing protein, encoding MHMQVQDVMTTDVASVQAGTPFKDIAEVLIARAVSAVPVVDGDGRVLGVVSEADLLRKEEFREQYYREGYRPPLRARLRDRLGQESGARAKATGETAAELMTAPAVTVTAGTTAVAAARLMDEHGVKRLPVVDAEGRLRGVVSRHDLLKTFVRADGEIEREVRVEVLGRSLWVDTSRAGVHVHQGVVTLTGRVDRHSDARVAVRMTRRVSGVVDVVDHLEWEEDDSPAGKLP
- a CDS encoding universal stress protein — encoded protein: MAGQIVVAVDGSKPATAALEWAADDARRRGAALRIVHVREPWAHEYPFHAVEGFAQSYSEFCEGVLAAAAARAREIAPDLEATTELAEGTVVETLRAGSSGARALVVGSRGLGGFSGLVLGSVGLGLAGHAEVPVVVVRKPHRDEYHEVVVGFDGSPHSEAALEFAFEEARARRGRVHAVYAWEMPTFSPFAVGYGSMLQEVYENESRAARLRLAPWRDKHPDVPLVESAVCGHPVPALADASLVADLVVVGSRGLGGVHGALIGSVSHAVLHRAHCPVAVVRPRDGGR